In Pseudofrankia saprophytica, one genomic interval encodes:
- a CDS encoding alpha-amylase family glycosyl hydrolase, with the protein MTRVDVEYRTGVHRRIAAGARLVGSWDAAGRPSDTWASVPMTAAVGPDGAAVFRASVTLDVHTPNTFRWGVWLVRDDGSQFWGIPGEVADPASTDQVRTLALGPDALAEVSTTFTLSSHHFLGAVPESESESERILFRVWAPRARAVEVAFGGESGYISDDGHGEDPTIARLPMRPGSDGVWEASTAGFAGWTGRRYLYRVTREDGSVVWRTDMYSRQQSGGGDVNPRGAHYDGTAADLDGTVSCSVVVDPQPPSGDFWADEFDPAHPVPRRVEDLVIYELHVGALGFGQTRAGTFADAIAFVDYLADLGVNAVELLPVLEFSGTRSWGYGTSHFLAVEKSAGGRDGLAEFVRACHRRGIAVLVDLVFNHYTQDAERAAWMYDTTTPSHNAYYWYEGSDADHTDFPDGGYVDNLSSGYAPRYLEEQVRALFVASAVALLDEFHVDGFRLDQTTSIHLYNALHADGQPVMAANVAGRKFLRELCQTLKTIAPDVVLVAEDHSGWDAVTRPAPAGGLGFDASWYVDFYHHLIGDKGEGPEYARLLDTAGRDLTGPLAMGLFAGALVGAANRTVVYPESHDEAGNAEHSERNILVAVNNAPLVGETRWYAEARIRCVTALALLAPGTPMFLMGDEVGAAKAYTYNHFTEDKEDLYGLRAGTGAGLFAAHRDLARLRLASAAAKSRDVEILHTNDPARVIAFRRWSGPAGDAQGGDAPGQEMLVVVSLNNAPFPSYLLRHPSLAGAAPWRLRLNTDAAPYGGRGGPAGEETLTPAADGTVDLVLPAVAALVFERRSAG; encoded by the coding sequence ATGACCCGCGTCGACGTCGAGTACCGCACCGGCGTGCACCGACGGATCGCGGCGGGGGCTCGGCTGGTCGGGAGCTGGGACGCGGCCGGCCGGCCGAGCGACACCTGGGCCTCGGTGCCGATGACGGCGGCTGTCGGCCCGGATGGCGCCGCGGTGTTCCGGGCCAGTGTGACTCTCGATGTCCACACGCCTAACACCTTCCGCTGGGGTGTGTGGCTGGTACGCGACGACGGGTCGCAATTCTGGGGAATCCCCGGTGAAGTAGCGGACCCAGCCTCCACGGACCAGGTCCGCACGCTTGCTCTCGGGCCGGACGCCCTGGCGGAGGTGAGCACCACCTTCACACTCAGCAGCCATCACTTCCTCGGCGCCGTTCCGGAGTCGGAGTCGGAGTCGGAGCGGATCCTGTTCCGGGTCTGGGCGCCACGTGCCCGGGCCGTCGAGGTCGCGTTCGGCGGCGAGAGCGGCTATATCTCCGACGACGGCCACGGCGAGGACCCGACCATCGCCCGCCTGCCGATGCGACCAGGGTCGGACGGCGTGTGGGAGGCCTCGACGGCGGGGTTCGCCGGCTGGACCGGACGGCGCTACCTCTACCGGGTCACCCGGGAGGACGGCTCGGTTGTCTGGCGCACGGACATGTACTCCCGGCAGCAGTCCGGTGGCGGCGACGTCAACCCGCGCGGCGCGCACTACGACGGGACGGCGGCCGACCTGGACGGAACGGTCAGCTGCTCGGTGGTCGTCGACCCACAGCCACCGTCGGGGGACTTCTGGGCCGACGAGTTCGATCCGGCTCACCCGGTGCCGCGCCGCGTCGAGGATCTGGTCATCTACGAGCTGCACGTCGGCGCCCTCGGCTTCGGCCAGACGCGGGCGGGCACGTTCGCCGACGCGATCGCCTTCGTCGACTACCTCGCCGACCTCGGGGTCAACGCCGTCGAACTGCTGCCGGTGCTCGAGTTCAGCGGTACCCGCTCCTGGGGATACGGCACGTCGCATTTCCTCGCCGTGGAGAAGAGCGCCGGCGGCCGCGACGGGCTCGCCGAGTTCGTCCGTGCCTGCCATCGCCGCGGCATCGCGGTCCTCGTGGACCTCGTCTTCAACCACTACACCCAGGACGCCGAGCGGGCCGCCTGGATGTATGACACCACGACGCCCAGCCACAACGCGTACTACTGGTACGAGGGCTCGGACGCCGACCACACGGATTTCCCGGACGGCGGTTACGTCGACAATCTCTCCTCCGGCTACGCGCCGCGCTACCTCGAGGAACAGGTACGCGCGCTGTTCGTCGCGAGTGCCGTCGCGCTTCTTGACGAGTTCCACGTCGACGGTTTCCGGCTGGACCAGACGACGTCGATCCACCTGTACAACGCGCTGCACGCGGACGGCCAGCCGGTCATGGCGGCCAACGTCGCCGGCCGCAAGTTCCTGCGCGAGCTCTGCCAGACGCTGAAGACCATCGCGCCGGACGTCGTCCTCGTCGCCGAGGACCATTCCGGCTGGGACGCGGTGACCCGCCCGGCGCCCGCGGGCGGCCTCGGCTTCGATGCCAGCTGGTACGTGGACTTCTACCATCACCTGATCGGGGACAAGGGCGAAGGGCCGGAGTACGCGCGGCTCCTCGACACCGCCGGCCGGGATCTCACCGGCCCGCTGGCGATGGGTCTATTCGCCGGGGCGCTGGTCGGCGCCGCGAACAGGACGGTCGTCTACCCGGAAAGCCACGACGAGGCGGGGAACGCCGAGCACTCGGAACGCAACATCCTGGTCGCGGTGAACAACGCGCCACTCGTCGGAGAGACCCGCTGGTACGCCGAGGCGAGAATCCGCTGCGTCACCGCGTTGGCCCTGCTCGCCCCGGGCACGCCGATGTTCCTGATGGGCGACGAGGTCGGTGCCGCCAAGGCGTACACCTACAACCATTTCACGGAGGACAAGGAGGACCTGTACGGGCTGCGCGCGGGGACCGGCGCCGGCCTGTTCGCCGCCCACCGCGACCTCGCCCGGCTGCGGCTCGCCTCGGCCGCCGCGAAGTCCCGCGACGTCGAGATCCTGCACACCAACGACCCGGCCCGGGTGATCGCCTTTCGCCGCTGGTCCGGCCCGGCCGGTGACGCCCAAGGCGGTGACGCCCCAGGCCAGGAGATGCTCGTCGTCGTGAGCCTGAACAACGCCCCGTTCCCGAGTTACCTGCTGCGGCACCCTTCGCTGGCGGGCGCCGCCCCGTGGCGTCTGCGGCTGAACACGGATGCCGCGCCGTACGGCGGCCGCGGCGGTCCGGCGGGCGAAGAGACGCTCACCCCGGCGGCCGATGGCACGGTGGACCTCGTCCTCCCCGCCGTCGCCGCCCTGGTCTTCGAGCGGAGGAGCGCCGGCTGA